DNA sequence from the Ischnura elegans chromosome 8, ioIscEleg1.1, whole genome shotgun sequence genome:
TGAGGTGTTGCCTATATGAAGCCCCTTCGTCCTTGCGAAAGCTACTTTTAGGTTGCCTGCATTAGGCCCTTAAGGCGCCGATTCcacggggcttgagggggcccgagccccctcaaaaattcgttatgggtgtgaggaaaaaatgtgtcaggcttgtcgattttccccagagtgtccatatatcgagattcgagttatcgggATTCTAATGTTGaacacatgactcttctaaaatgcttaaaaaatttaaaactcactacttataaatttGCCGGgacaatatccccggtttgggccccaccaatattttttgtaagtcgacatcCTTGTTAGGTCCATAgtgtttatattacttcaatattaaTTGACGGGTGCTCAATATTTAGTTTAGGTACCATATAGATTAGTATACAGTATTTATGATTAGGCCTAATGGTTGTTCTTGCAGCAGCAAAATGTGTTGTGGGGTACAGATATTAGGCTCAAATTGACATTTATTGCCATTCATTAGCCATTGAAAGTTCAGTTTATCATACTGGACCAATATCAGCCCTTTATTGGCCTAATATGTGGCATACCAATTCAGGAAGAGATTCATCATCAGCATGGACATGATCCTATGAGGGATGACTCAACCTAGACCTCATTCTCACCACTGCTCCCTGTGGACGGGCatcaagaaataaatgaaatgattttgaagCCTAGTAGAAATTCCTGTATTAGGATTTCCATTGAATTGGATGTTCtattaatttcctttaaaatgttaTCTAGTTCAAGCATCAAAAGCATGCAAGAATTCAAGCAAAGCATCAAAATTATCTTTTCTTATTCAAGGATTATGGGAGCATAAGGAAAAGAAGGGAGTTacgtattcaatttattttaacaaataatgGACAAAACTAAAGTGATAGAAGGAGTGAGAGCTTTGATATTATTATTGGAGTAGCATAAAATAAACAGAGGCTGTCcactgaaatttttcactattgcATATAATGTGTTTTAGGATCGTTAATGTTTTCTGTATCTCTTCCAGGTGAGGATACTCATCAACAATGCAGGAATAGTGTCTGGGAAAAATCTCCTTGATACTCCAGATATTATGGTGCAAAGGACATTTGATGTCAATGTCCTGGCTCATTTCTGGGTAAGAAAAAGTATTGCTAAGGTACAATTTTTCTACTCTGTGTATACTTATGAAAAGGTAGTGATATAATCCTCAAAGTAATAACGGAGATGGATTGTTTGATAAAGGTCTAATTTTGGTGAATTCTAACCAAAATATCCAAAATAATATAACTTTGATGCAAAATTAAAGTCTCCATAACTCAGAAGAATGATAGACAATTGCTATAAGTAAAGAAAATTACTATTCAGAGTTAGAGCTAAAAGGAATTTTTCCTACATAGGAAAATACCGGTACCAAAGTTATTATACATATGTAGTTGTATATAGCCGATAACTAActtggcaataaaataaattcatctatCATCATCATGATGAagactttcattcaattttataataataaagaaatatcaTGTGCTAAATTCTCAATGAAAAGACTTGCATACTAACAGAATTCCACTTAATTACATATTTCACCTCTCCTACAGCTTATGAAATCCTATTATTATTTTGGCAGGTTTAACTGCTTTAGTTTTTAGATCTGTTGTCTGAAAGTGAATCCTTATATAAGATGTGGTATAAATGTGCCTATATGTTCTCATGAGGTAATAAGCTCATaccaaaaatttaatacatacgtatgtttgattatttttcagaCTGCCAAAGCTTTCTTGCCTGACATGATCAATGATAACCATGGTCACATAGTCACAATTGCCTCATTAGCTGGACTTGTTGGGGTCAATCAGTTGGCTGATTATTGTTCCTCCAAATTTGCTGTTGTTGGTTTTGATGAAGCCATAAGACTGGAGCTTGAGGTACGTCAGCGAGCTCAGGAATCAGCCcattaaactttttctttcttacCTATGCAAGGATCTTAATATTTGCTTTCAAATTCATTTGCAGTGGTTAAAAAAGTCAGACAGTTAAACATGTTGAGTATAAAAGCCAATTTGGGGATTCATTACTGGAATCCAAAGCATTTATTTATTAGCACTTTTGGCAAAAAGTCATTTGGCCGGGCCATGCTAAATTTTTGCCTACCTGCAAGTCCTCAGGGCAACTCTTAATAGTGAGGACCCTCTAATGTCTGAGTTCACATTTTAGCCTGTGGATTGATAGTTGGCTGATGGGACCAAGTGATCACGCTCACTCCTTAGTTAACTTTTAAAATCCTGCGACAAATTGCTAATGAGTGACACTCCCGAAGAACTCACTACATCATAAACCCACAAAGGAAAGGGACATACATACTTACACTATTTGGGAACCCTTCAGCAGTTTGGTCTTTCTCATTTATCCTATAAACAATGGAGGTATCTGTATAGTAAGCAGAGTATTGCTTTGGAAGGATCACATACAGTACTCCTTGAAAATGGTCATTTCTGTTGAAAAAATTTTCTATGACACCATTCAAAATATTGGAGGAGTAACTGGAtggtatgaaaatttttcaaaataaggaTTTAATATTAAAGAGAATTCTTAAGCCCACAGGAATAGCTGGGAATGGACTGATGCTTAAGCCACAAAAATATGGTATATTCAGGTGAAGGGTTGAGTTTTGGCATTATGAGGAGTAATTGATGGGCAGCCTTGAAATGTGAGataatcatttcaaaattttgttaaaCGTCCAATTTTTTATTGGAGCAATACATACAAAGAATTTTTTCTaacgtttaaaaatataaatgttatagAATGTACTGATAATAATTTGGTGTCATTGGCCTTCTTTGGTGAGAGGCTGGGTAATTGTCAACACTGAAGTTCCGATTCAGTCTCAGGCACAAGAGGGTCCTCATTAATAACCCAGAGTCTCAGCGGCAGGTAAAAATTTAATGCTAACCCACCAAATGCTTCTTAGCTGCATTTTTACACCTTAATCATTAATTacttagcattaaaaatatcaataattaacAAAACCCAAAATGAGGTTTGATAGAGTAAAATCTGTAACTGCTAtagtaaaatgtttaaaattgaaacacacattttaaattagaggttattaatattatttgttgaagatggataaaaatttgaaaaatagtaaTTTGGCTGGAATTAATTCTTGTTTTTGAGCCATTTTTTTGAAGTAATTATCAGTATTTAAGAGAGAACTTAAATAGTTAACtctttaaatgagaaaattccAAGAACTCCTTGGGCAACATTATTGATTCCCTGTCAATTAATTTGCTCTTCAATGTTTTGCTTTCAGGTCTCTGGTATAACTGGAGTTCATACCACTGTAGTTTGCCCGTATTACATTAATACAGGCATGTTTGAAGGAGTAAAATCCAGGTATTTTATGGAATATGTGTGTGAATTGTAATTCAAATTCTTTCTGAAATGAATTggtgaaaagattaaaaaaaaatatttttcggataaaattcacattaaattTGGTATAATGATCAAATGTGTGGAAGTAATGGGTTAATCTCATGAAGAAACTATGCACTTTGATTCAATAGACCTAAGGGGACCTTTGGTGGTACATATGTGGGTTGCCTATGCTAATTGTTTTGTGGTCAATTCACATTCATCAGAAAACTACACATATATACATTTCCTTGAATAACCTATCTATTCCATTTACATAGTGATGAAGTTAAattcactcactcagttattcaacccgaaaattggtttggataggtggtggtagagctcaccccagactttgACACAGACGTGTGATAGTAACAAATTCTGGGTATCATATAATTCTTTTGATACCTGGTGATTTTTCCGGCTATTCTTCcgcatttatccattttgtaggacaatattttgccaacattccagttggcttcctcaggtccactgaagataatattgtcctacaaaatggataaatgcggaagaatacccggaaaaatcaccagatatcatcataatctccgcggaagcctacttggaaactatataattcttttccctgggccaccagTGCTGTAGTTAGGTAAAAAATTTAggtggtactcaccaaaatttgcaaacagctgaacatgtattatacaccCGGGCGCGATTtcaatgtcaaactccaactcttttattagttccaagttgtgccacgagataactctgaacaagtaaataatcatttccgatttttcttcctgaaatccATCGGACAATTTatagtagggctatttttttacagatttaaaaagataataatttaaccagtacgcttataacgagtttggattttagggggtataCCGTactggcccaactacagcactgtggGCCACTGCAAAATTTGAGGATTTTGTTTCGGGGTGTTCAAAGCCTTCATCCATTTTTAATATGAAACTTAAAagagaggaagattttttttcatcataacttaTCTTTGAATCTGGGAATgtacatgcataaaaaaatgcagAGTCAAAATAGAGGTACCTCTGGCCAAGTGGACTTCTCAGCAGATGTATTGCAGGAAGTCACCccatagaaaaaaatttctttggagGGGGTGCCAGGAGATTTATATCGCTGGCCATGCAGGTcctaataaaagcataaaatgaaAGCAAGTTGATTATATATGTCAAGATTCATTTATTAGAAAACTTTATTGACGTGAAAATTGCTCTAATTATCTCACTAAATGATTACATAGATGTTAATATGATGAAATGATTATGAAATTAACAAGTAAGACATGCTCTCGAGTTTTTCATCATAAGGAGCCACTATCTTTGGCAGGTTAATTCCCATCCTGGAGCCCGCATACGTTGTGGACAAGATAGTATCTGCAATCCTCACAAATGACAAGTATCTCATTATTCCAAGCTACCTCAAGATCTTCATTGCATTGAAATTGTGAGTATATGCCGTGTTTTCATTCAgtttgaaaaattctaaaaaggGCTGAGATGCAATTGAGAATGCAATTTTATtatgtcattttaatatttttggctggagattaattaaattaaataataattaaattacagCTTTCAACTTTGAGATACCTAGTTAGGGAAGTAATCTCTTACGCTCAGAATTTCCCGTGCACTTAAATAATTTTGCAGAAATAGAACTTAATCTAAGCTTTTATGACATCTTTAAttccctttttaattttaattagctctttaaaATGTCTTGCACGTACCATATTTGTCATTTTGTTATTGATGAAGATGAGTGGCCActgcaaaaaagtattttatgagCCCACAAAAAAagtgtttctttattttaatttgatactGAAAATTGTGGTGGCTTTATGGGTGTTAATTTGATTTTGTTCATTTCTAGCCACTTATCACAGGATATGTattcatatttccttcttttaaatactcatttttttgctattattattactaagcaATAATTGCATTAAGAGATGAGTGTCTCCTCCTGCCAATAGTTATACATTAACATTGGGATTTCAAAACTAGTTGCTGTGCTTTTAAATAGTTTGTACATATAAAGAGTAAATATAATTCATCAAACTTTAAAcaaaaagtaaatgtaaaaagCCTGACCTTCTGCAGTGCAGTCATAAAATAATTGTACATTTTCTCTCGTCTCACTGTTGTCAAAACGGATGAAGCTCTCTTTGCTTTTAAACGAGGACCAGGTGTGGATGGTAGGGTGgtctaaaaaagtttttttttaagtgcgagtgattcattttgttttttcaatggtaaaaaaacaataaaaatcagttgatttGCATATTTTTGATCCTGCCGaacagtatttgaaaatttctgcCTCATTTACTCAAACATTATCTGTTTGTGAAGAAAACTATAGTTTTGTTCAGGTTTCTACCACAAATATTGGAATTATGTATCGATAATGCAAACAACTTCCATTTTCAAAAGTTACTTTTCCAATGAGATTCTTGATATTGAATTGGTTTAAAACTTCTTAGTCAATTATAATGTGATAAAGCTGATGTTTCTGTGGTTCGTTAGCTGGTAAAGTTATGCCAAAAAATTTCACTGcacatataaattttaaaaaaaatttttaatggtacTATGGCATACCAGCCAATGATTAAATGAACAGTCATACTTAAATATTCTTCATCCCAAGCATGATGCTAGATATATAGAGTCTTTGCAATTTTGGTGACCATCAATACTTTCAACTGGCCAGGAAACACGTGATGACTCCATGATCAATAATTTTTGGAACGACTTAACATGCATTAAGATATTTCAATTTGGGCTTATTTCAAATGTATTCGGTATAACTTAACATGCATGGGTATAGAATTCAGCACTCTTTAAATTAGGAAAACTGATTGCAAAATATGTGAAAAGTCCAAAAAAATTTATCCGTCATGGAAAAACCtaacatttaaaatttgtatagCAATTGATGGCACAATTGcatagcaaggttttcgggttgacctccgcatCAATTCATCTTCATGACAACAGTTTAGCCAGCATTGCAGCTGGCGTCTTTAGGTTTGAagagtgtttgatgcaggttttcgCCCATCTTATAGAGGCCTTGGTTTGCGCTAGGTGCATTCTGATTCGTCTGTTTGGGTAAAGGTGAAGTTCGGTGCGGGTGTAATACACGTGTTCTCTCAGCAGAGCATGACTAGCTCTTTGAAGAATTTTCTTGGCCTTCTTTGTCTGTAAATTATGTTGGACATTGACACAGGTTGGTAATGTGTCCTCGTCTCTGCATTGTTCGAGAAACGCTAAGTAAGAGAGTAGTTTCCCTTCTTTTTCCGAAGTTTCTCCAACTTCCTTGCTTTCCTGGATGTGTCCTCCCCATAGACACCCAAACCGAAAGtgtcaaccaaaaaatcttgctacgcatgctgcaccaccccaagaaagtctccatcaacattttGATGGCACAATTACTTTTATAAGTTATTACTGAAAAgcaaattaaattgaattgattTGGATGGATAAATGCACTTTCTCAGGTAGTCTCAACTATTTTTAGTATGTTTATTTCTTAATAACTGCACAAAAAGGGATGTCTAATTCTCACAAATTAAAGGCACAGGTGTGACTTGAACCTAAGAACTTCAACtttttccaaagatttttttatcactATATAATAAAGGTAAAgttatttcagtattttaaatacattttctaaCATTCAATTTTGTCACATTTACTCCCTACTTCATTGATAGGCATTTCTTTTTGCCCATTGAATGAGTGAGGTATAATACGATAATAAACAACAGAGACTACTTGGATATGAATAGATAATTCTTTTGTGATCTAATAATTGTATAAATGCAATTCTATCACTCAAAGAGTAGGAttgcagtaaaattaaaataacttcaaatcGAATGAGACTTTACCCAAAAAGTGTTGATTACTTTTTCCTGACAACTGGCCATCACTGTCATGAATATTACTTAGGTAAATCATCCTTGGATTTGTGATCAGTTCATATCCCACCTAAAATTACTGTTTGGTGAGGATAAATTATCCCCTTAAAGTAGCTAATTTTGACTTGCAAGTACCCTAACCGTCCTCTAATAAATCCTATAAGCTTGACTGACGTGGTATCAAGGTTTCACGGGCTTTTTCGCTTAGTCCAAAATGCTTGAAATACGTGCCATAGAAATACGCTGCTCACATATTACAGTGTGTGCATGAAAAGCAGAAGTAATTGCAGATAACACTGTACTGGTATCATGAAgacattttgaaggaaaaaaattcgtAGATTTCCACAGACGGAGTCCACATCTTGTCTACCATTTATGTAATGTGGTTTGAACAGCATCATATGCAATGCATTTACAAATGAATCCACCATTTTTGTCAATCAATGATTATTACCAACCATTGGGTTGGATCCTGAATTcaaaagtttccttcattaatCAAGAGTAAGGGCCTTAAGTAATAGTTTCTCAAGTGACCCCTTTCATATGACCTTTGTATGTAAATATCTGACCCTTGGAAGGAAATGGGCATTGCCATAATCTAATAATTAATCAAGTTCCACAGTTGGGTTTGATAAACCTATGCTTTCCTCCCATCTAAGCCCATCATGCCATTGTATTAAATGcttcctaaaatttatttttaagaaatattacttgaaaatatgacaattctAAAGATGAGTCAAAGGGAACTACAAAATCAGGCAAAATTGAAGCCTAAATGAAAGAGATATCTGTGCTTCGGGGAGAAAACAGAATTTGTTGACCAATTACCCCTTCTATTCAAATGTTTATGGTAGTCatgttaatataaattaatttttaatcatatatGTGTACATGCCTACATAAATTGCTGCCAATAGCACTTTCCCTGCCAAGCTTGGCAAGCAATTTATATAAATGCTTTGATTATATTCATAACCAATTAATTAATGCTGAATAcattagtaaatatttatatgtttCCAATCaattattttggtgaaatatttctaaattaattctagtttcatttctaaatatgtatatatttaacaTTTGGCTCAGAAAAAAGGCGCCAAGTTTCTGGCATCACTTTTTTTATGTTTCTCTTGTAATAAATGGCTATCTAAAAATGGTGAACTGCTTCTTTCATATCCTTgttgtaaatacataaatttcaGTGTTACCTTAACACCAGTAGCAGCCTATCCTTTGGCTTCTATTTATGCTTAGCCTTttgtataaaatatcattttcatttccttgcTGTAGAAAGTGAATTTTGTACATATTAATGGACATAATTTGTTGGGTGAGAAAATACCAGCTGTTGTGGTTTCGGATGTGTACATGCTTATCGCTTatggctaattgtaagtattaatAGCCTTAAGAGCTGCCTTTGCCACTGTAAATTTGTACATTCTTACCTAATTGATAATGGTATGTTGCCCCTCTTATCCACCATGGTAATAATTCTCCTATAGCATTCGTTAAAATCACATTTGCTGGTACATGGATATTATACCTTTCTTTCGCATATAAATACCAATGAGATGGTtagcaattgaattttttttctgtcaacTCAGATCATTGATTTACTGACCAcaaagaatttgaaatttattcaaaagaaaagGCTGAGGTGGTAAATCAAATCAA
Encoded proteins:
- the LOC124163293 gene encoding short-chain dehydrogenase/reductase family 16C member 6-like isoform X2, coding for MLVVTELLKGLLEVVVFLVLCAYYTIEASIRFLVPVKLRAKSIAGEVALITGGGSGIGRLLAVQLAARGATVVVLDINQAGAEETANIIKSSGGRAFSFKCDIANREDIYQTAKKVKEEVGTVRILINNAGIVSGKNLLDTPDIMVQRTFDVNVLAHFWTAKAFLPDMINDNHGHIVTIASLAGLVGVNQLADYCSSKFAVVGFDEAIRLELEVSGITGVHTTVVCPYYINTGMFEGVKSRLIPILEPAYVVDKIVSAILTNDKYLIIPSYLKIFIALKFILPPQALVYAAKNIFLVTESMSTFQGRTGRKKGD